The following are encoded in a window of Impatiens glandulifera chromosome 5, dImpGla2.1, whole genome shotgun sequence genomic DNA:
- the LOC124940258 gene encoding protein VAPYRIN-LIKE-like, which yields MDRLVKPDVKEITLNFTRGRRTSATFRLTNLMHTMSVAISLSTTNPSFSFTHHSCSLIPPLSTAPFTLQISQLSDEPPLSTPPDSVFVRSAMLPTGKATQEDLRRLFSKPGPHVFKDATISISLVGPHVVESLLSPPYKTLEIAFLLSKAISGCDGSDLSSLLQSAARKGNSTFVSALIDAGADVNRRDSDGQSAMSLAVQSGKIDCVKILIDSGNYVIDHSSDRFLHDAAVNSDRVDLIELLLSRFPDTDLNSVDSKGRTPLHAAAIHGRVDIIKTLISHGADTDAMDGKGWTPLHCTAAEGHTEAAKILINNSWISKHAITSDGKTAFALAIESGHITLYNTLHLGDELQRAARLEDIHSMKSCLVEGVDVNGRDQNGWTALHRAAFKGRMESVKLLIEHGAEVNAVDDGGRTALELAMETGHVQIAMRLMDYGARANMKKTMMIEKAEVDEMKKKHHMEKIVMQC from the coding sequence GTCAGTAGCAATCTCCCTCTCCACCACCAATCCTTCTTTCTCCTTCACCCACCATTCTTGCTCCCTCATCCCTCCTCTCTCCACCGCACCTTTCACTCTCCAAATCTCTCAACTTTCCGACGAACCTCCCCTTTCAACTCCACCCGACTCCGTCTTTGTCCGATCGGCCATGCTTCCGACTGGAAAAGCTACTCAAGAAGATCTCCGTCGTCTCTTCTCCAAACCCGGCCCTCACGTCTTCAAGGACGCCACCATTTCAATCTCTCTCGTGGGTCCTCATGTAGTTGAATCTCTTCTTTCACCTCCTTACAAAACCCTAGAAATCGCTTTCCTACTTTCCAAAGCGATCTCCGGTTGCGATGGATCAGATCTCAGTTCCCTTCTTCAATCCGCAGCTAGGAAAGGGAATTCCACGTTTGTATCGGCTTTGATTGACGCCGGAGCCGACGTTAATCGCCGCGATTCAGATGGACAATCGGCGATGTCGCTTGCAGTTCAATCAGGGAAAATCGATTGCGTCAAGATCTTAATCGATTCGGGTAATTACGTAATCGACCATTCATCCGACCGATTCCTTCACGACGCTGCGGTGAATTCCGATCGGGTTGATTTAATAGAGCTTCTCCTTTCACGATTCCCTGACACAGATCTGAATTCCGTCGATTCCAAAGGCAGAACCCCTCTTCACGCGGCGGCGATCCATGGCCGTGTTGACATAATCAAAACCCTAATCTCTCACGGAGCCGATACAGACGCGATGGATGGAAAAGGATGGACCCCTCTTCACTGTACAGCGGCGGAGGGACATACAGAGGCGGCTAAGATTCTGATAAACAATTCATGGATATCGAAACACGCGATTACATCCGACGGGAAGACTGCGTTCGCGTTAGCGATTGAGAGTGGTCATATAACTCTGTATAATACGTTGCATTTGGGAGATGAATTGCAAAGGGCTGCGAGATTGGAGGATATTCATTCGATGAAGAGTTGTTTAGTTGAAGGAGTTGATGTGAATGGAAGAGATCAGAATGGATGGACTGCCCTTCATAGGGCGGCGTTTAAGGGAAGAATGGAGAGTGTGAAGTTATTAATTGAGCATGGTGCAGAAGTGAATGCGGTTGATGATGGTGGAAGGACGGCTTTAGAGTTGGCGATGGAGACGGGTCATGTTCAAATTGCGATGAGGTTGATGGATTATGGAGCTAGAGCTAATAtgaagaagacgatgatgatTGAGAAAGCAGAGGTGgatgagatgaagaagaaacaTCATATGGAGAAGATTGTGATGCAATGTTGA